One window of Elusimicrobiota bacterium genomic DNA carries:
- the mutL gene encoding DNA mismatch repair endonuclease MutL: MSSIVSLPEDVASRIAAGEVVERPASVLKELLENALDAGARRVDVEAEEAGRKLLRVRDDGRGMDAADCRAAFGRHATSKIGSIEDLDRLETFGFRGEALYAIAAVARVRLSSRLEGAKAGALVEVEGGRVLSAREAPPAPGTTVEVRDLFFNVPARRKFLRSEETERSALARVVEDAALANPEVAFALRTGPRAKLEYPAERAKDPAERHRARLGEVLGPELAKLLLSAQGGRGSLTLQAFFSPISELAATRQLQFLFVNRRPVACRALQQALYRAYEPLRPKDRHPVAALFLELPSEEVDVNVHPQKREVRFRRERDVFELVVSTLSRALLQSKGIPTLLKGSVLPPSASFPSGYSVAQSSAVQEDFTLGAPATTAAPHWQRSPLRWLGQIERAYLVFECEGGLLVVDQHAAQERVLFEKHMDRLEKGRAGAQRLMLPIPVQLPASAVERVLERRGRLKAAGFEVERQGKTGLQVTAVPELFEKAEDVTELVERALDHFLSPGAAKADARYDAAATMACKAAVKAHDPLGEKEAHALLDALKKCRDWTCCPHGRPTLVDLTRDELARRFGRSNAPPL; this comes from the coding sequence ATGTCCTCCATCGTCTCGCTCCCCGAGGACGTCGCCAGCCGCATCGCGGCCGGCGAGGTCGTCGAGCGCCCCGCCTCCGTGCTCAAGGAGCTGCTCGAGAACGCCCTCGACGCCGGCGCGAGGCGCGTGGACGTCGAGGCCGAGGAGGCGGGCCGGAAGCTCCTGCGCGTGCGCGACGATGGCCGCGGCATGGACGCGGCCGACTGCCGGGCGGCCTTCGGCCGGCATGCGACCAGCAAGATCGGCTCCATCGAGGACCTCGACCGCCTCGAGACCTTCGGCTTCCGCGGCGAGGCGCTCTACGCCATCGCCGCGGTCGCGCGCGTGCGCCTCTCGAGCCGCCTCGAGGGCGCGAAGGCCGGGGCGCTCGTCGAAGTCGAGGGCGGGCGCGTCCTCTCCGCCCGCGAGGCCCCTCCCGCACCGGGAACGACCGTCGAGGTCCGCGACCTCTTCTTCAACGTCCCCGCGCGCCGGAAGTTCCTGCGTTCCGAGGAGACCGAGCGCTCCGCGCTGGCCCGCGTCGTCGAGGACGCCGCGCTCGCCAACCCGGAGGTCGCCTTCGCCCTGCGCACCGGCCCGCGCGCGAAGCTCGAGTACCCGGCCGAGCGCGCCAAGGACCCCGCCGAGCGCCACCGCGCGCGTCTGGGCGAGGTCCTCGGTCCCGAGCTCGCGAAGCTCCTGCTGAGCGCGCAGGGGGGACGCGGCTCCCTGACCCTGCAGGCCTTTTTCTCGCCTATCTCCGAGCTCGCCGCGACGCGCCAGCTCCAGTTCCTCTTCGTCAACCGCCGCCCCGTGGCTTGCCGCGCGCTCCAGCAGGCCCTCTACCGCGCTTACGAACCCCTGCGCCCCAAGGACCGGCACCCGGTCGCCGCCCTCTTCCTCGAACTCCCTTCCGAGGAGGTCGACGTCAACGTCCACCCCCAGAAGCGCGAGGTCCGCTTCCGCCGCGAGCGCGACGTCTTCGAGCTCGTCGTCTCGACGCTCTCGCGCGCGCTGCTCCAGTCGAAGGGTATCCCCACCCTGCTGAAGGGCTCCGTGCTCCCGCCGTCGGCCTCCTTCCCGTCCGGGTACTCCGTCGCGCAGAGCTCCGCCGTGCAGGAGGACTTCACGCTCGGCGCTCCCGCGACGACCGCCGCGCCGCACTGGCAGCGCTCGCCCCTGCGCTGGCTGGGGCAGATCGAGCGCGCTTATCTGGTCTTCGAGTGCGAGGGAGGCCTGCTCGTCGTCGACCAGCACGCCGCCCAGGAACGCGTGCTCTTCGAGAAGCACATGGACCGCCTCGAAAAGGGCCGGGCGGGCGCGCAGAGGCTCATGCTCCCGATCCCCGTCCAACTCCCGGCATCCGCCGTCGAGCGGGTGCTCGAGCGCCGGGGGCGTTTGAAGGCCGCGGGCTTCGAAGTGGAACGCCAGGGGAAGACGGGCCTGCAGGTCACCGCGGTGCCCGAGCTCTTCGAGAAGGCCGAGGACGTGACGGAACTCGTCGAGCGCGCGCTCGACCACTTCCTTTCGCCGGGAGCCGCCAAGGCCGACGCGCGCTACGACGCCGCGGCCACGATGGCCTGCAAGGCCGCCGTGAAAGCGCATGACCCGCTCGGGGAGAAGGAAGCGCACGCCCTGCTGGACGCGCTCAAGAAGTGCCGAGACTGGACCTGCTGCCCCCACGGCCGCCCGACCCTGGTGGACCTCACCCGCGACGAGCTCGCCCGACGCTTCGGTCGATCGAACGCCCCGCCCCTATAG
- a CDS encoding 7-carboxy-7-deazaguanine synthase QueE, which yields MKVRVAEVFSSLQGEGLRAGERQVFVRFSGCNLRCAYCDEPAARAPSASSWDLAQVQAAIGALAARRRHAAVSWTGGEPLLHARVLRPLLAYARSLGLENHLETNGTLPARFKPLAGLVDLVAMDVKLPSSCGRATWAAHSAFLKAAPRKTFVKVVLTAAATDREFERLLRLLEKHPSVPLFLQPATPHPSRRGGGARPIGPLRALALLARARLRLKDVRLSPQWHPIWGVR from the coding sequence ATGAAGGTCCGGGTCGCGGAGGTCTTCTCCTCGCTTCAGGGGGAGGGCCTGCGCGCGGGGGAGCGCCAGGTCTTCGTGCGCTTCTCCGGCTGCAACCTCCGCTGCGCCTACTGCGACGAACCGGCCGCCCGCGCACCTTCCGCCTCCTCCTGGGACCTCGCGCAGGTCCAGGCGGCCATCGGGGCGCTCGCTGCGCGTCGGCGCCACGCGGCCGTGAGTTGGACCGGGGGGGAGCCGCTGCTCCATGCCCGTGTCCTGCGGCCGCTGCTGGCCTATGCCCGGTCCCTGGGCCTGGAGAACCACCTGGAGACCAACGGGACCCTGCCGGCTCGCTTCAAACCGCTGGCCGGACTGGTCGACCTGGTCGCCATGGACGTGAAGCTCCCATCCTCCTGCGGCCGCGCGACCTGGGCCGCGCACTCCGCCTTCCTTAAGGCGGCTCCGCGCAAGACCTTCGTGAAGGTCGTCCTCACCGCGGCCGCCACGGACAGGGAGTTCGAGCGGCTCCTCCGCCTTCTGGAGAAGCACCCTTCGGTGCCGCTCTTCCTCCAGCCGGCGACCCCTCATCCCTCCCGGCGCGGCGGCGGCGCCCGCCCCATCGGCCCGCTCCGGGCGCTCGCTCTTCTGGCGCGCGCGCGGCTTCGGCTCAAGGACGTCCGCCTCAGTCCCCAGTGGCACCCTATCTGGGGAGTCCGCTAG
- the queC gene encoding 7-cyano-7-deazaguanine synthase QueC: MRARRVVVLLSGGLDSATCLWWAKARGLEPAALSVAYGQRHLRELRSAAELARRAGASHYALRLDLPWLAGCSLVDRKTRLPDLPLARIGRGGIPSTYVPGRNAVFTALGLSLADALGAEAVVVGANALDYSGYPDCRPPFFDAFRRVARTGTRRGAEGRPLRIETPLLRLDKAAIVRLARRLGVPLELTWSCYRGGRRPCGRCDSCKLRARGFSAAGIPDPAL, from the coding sequence GTGAGGGCGCGCCGCGTCGTCGTCCTCCTCTCGGGGGGGCTCGACTCCGCGACCTGCCTCTGGTGGGCGAAGGCGCGGGGGCTCGAGCCCGCGGCGCTTTCGGTGGCCTACGGTCAGCGCCACCTGCGCGAGCTGCGCTCGGCCGCCGAACTCGCCCGCCGCGCGGGAGCGAGCCATTACGCCCTGCGTCTCGACCTGCCCTGGCTCGCCGGCTGCTCGCTGGTCGACCGGAAGACCCGGCTCCCCGACCTCCCGCTCGCGCGCATCGGGAGGGGGGGGATCCCGAGCACCTACGTGCCCGGCCGCAACGCCGTCTTCACGGCGCTCGGGCTCTCTCTGGCGGACGCCCTCGGCGCCGAGGCGGTCGTGGTCGGCGCCAACGCCCTCGACTACAGCGGCTATCCGGACTGCCGGCCGCCCTTCTTCGACGCCTTCCGCCGCGTCGCCCGGACCGGCACGCGCCGGGGGGCGGAGGGCCGGCCCCTGCGCATCGAGACCCCCCTGCTCCGCCTCGACAAGGCCGCCATCGTCCGCCTGGCTCGGCGGCTCGGAGTCCCGCTCGAGCTCACCTGGTCCTGCTATCGCGGCGGGCGCCGGCCCTGCGGCCGCTGCGACTCCTGCAAGCTCCGCGCCAGGGGCTTCTCCGCTGCCGGGATCCCGGATCCCGCCCTATGA
- a CDS encoding RidA family protein → MKTINETVCSEQAPAAIGPYSQAVRAGEWVFVSGQLPVDAKSGKLEEGVAAQTERALKNVGAVLAAAGLDYRHVVKTTVFMTDLGRFAEMNDVYARFFKDAPPARATVQVSALPKGASVEIEAVARG, encoded by the coding sequence ATGAAGACGATCAACGAGACGGTGTGCTCCGAGCAGGCTCCCGCGGCCATCGGGCCGTACTCCCAGGCCGTGCGGGCCGGTGAGTGGGTGTTCGTGTCCGGCCAGCTGCCGGTCGACGCGAAGTCGGGGAAGCTCGAGGAGGGCGTCGCCGCGCAGACCGAGCGCGCGCTCAAGAACGTCGGGGCGGTGCTCGCCGCCGCCGGCCTCGACTACCGGCACGTCGTCAAGACGACGGTGTTCATGACGGATCTCGGCCGCTTCGCCGAGATGAACGACGTCTATGCGAGGTTCTTCAAGGATGCTCCACCGGCTCGCGCGACCGTCCAGGTCAGCGCGCTGCCCAAGGGCGCCTCGGTCGAGATCGAGGCCGTCGCCCGCGGGTAG
- the rho gene encoding transcription termination factor Rho codes for MTPNPQNPQHSQNPQNPQNPQNPHGGRHHRRFRPNRGGGGQGHGGGHGKGHGQGHGQGHGQGHGHGGGGSPRQDKPTFLKKSDAERIFQEKTPLTPFQWIQFEKGSKELSMRAVDLLAPVGKGQRGLIVSPPKVGKTTILKQFCQAAAQADAGLTVYCVLVDERPEEVTDFKRSVPAEVFASSNDRPFTDHIRMCEEVYQRAVSEAGAGKDVLIVLDSLTRLARAHNSAATGSRTMTGGLDTRAMEWPRKFFGAARKLEEGGSLTILATILVDTGSRMDEIIFQEFKGTGNMELVLSRPAADLRLFPAVHVKNTGTRREELLLPPPVLEGVYKLRRNLANLSDLEATKSIIELLKKNATNERLLATAQGST; via the coding sequence ATGACGCCGAACCCGCAGAACCCGCAGCACTCCCAGAACCCGCAGAACCCCCAGAATCCGCAGAATCCCCATGGGGGACGCCACCACCGCCGCTTCCGGCCGAACAGGGGGGGCGGAGGACAGGGCCACGGCGGAGGGCACGGCAAGGGGCATGGCCAGGGGCACGGCCAGGGGCACGGTCAGGGACACGGGCACGGCGGAGGGGGCTCGCCCCGGCAGGATAAGCCCACGTTCCTCAAAAAGAGCGACGCGGAGCGCATCTTCCAGGAGAAGACCCCGCTGACGCCGTTCCAGTGGATCCAGTTCGAGAAGGGCTCCAAAGAGCTCTCCATGCGCGCGGTGGACCTGCTCGCCCCGGTCGGCAAGGGGCAGCGCGGGCTCATCGTCTCCCCGCCCAAGGTCGGCAAGACGACGATCCTCAAACAGTTCTGCCAGGCCGCGGCGCAGGCCGACGCGGGCCTCACCGTGTACTGCGTCCTCGTCGACGAGCGGCCCGAAGAGGTCACCGACTTCAAGCGCTCGGTCCCGGCCGAGGTCTTCGCATCCTCGAACGACCGCCCCTTCACCGACCACATCCGCATGTGCGAGGAGGTCTATCAGCGCGCCGTCAGCGAGGCGGGCGCCGGCAAGGACGTGCTCATCGTCCTCGACTCCCTCACGCGCCTCGCGCGCGCGCACAACAGCGCGGCCACCGGCAGCCGCACGATGACCGGCGGCCTCGACACGCGGGCGATGGAGTGGCCGCGCAAGTTCTTCGGCGCGGCGCGCAAGCTCGAGGAGGGCGGCTCGCTGACGATCCTGGCCACCATCCTCGTCGACACGGGCAGCCGCATGGACGAGATCATCTTCCAGGAGTTCAAGGGCACCGGGAACATGGAGCTCGTGCTCTCGCGCCCGGCCGCCGACCTGCGCCTGTTTCCCGCGGTGCATGTGAAGAACACCGGGACGCGGCGCGAGGAGCTGCTGCTTCCTCCGCCGGTCCTCGAGGGCGTCTACAAGCTGCGCCGAAACCTGGCCAACCTCTCGGACCTCGAGGCGACGAAGTCGATCATCGAACTGCTCAAGAAGAACGCGACCAACGAACGTCTGCTCGCGACCGCGCAGGGCAGCACTTGA
- a CDS encoding response regulator: MARVLIVDDDVSLVQILTLALRSFGHEVASAGDPSAGLQEARQFKPEIVLLDYHMPGATGSHLFEAFRRNASTAKIPILFMSGEASPDQVFGEVAEASHTRFLAKPVRMEELRRSIAEMLAEAADPE, encoded by the coding sequence ATGGCCCGCGTCCTCATCGTCGACGACGACGTCTCCCTGGTCCAGATCCTGACCCTGGCCCTGCGCTCCTTCGGCCACGAGGTCGCCAGCGCCGGCGACCCTTCCGCGGGACTGCAGGAAGCCCGGCAGTTCAAGCCCGAGATCGTCCTGCTCGACTACCACATGCCCGGAGCGACCGGTTCGCATCTCTTCGAGGCCTTCCGCCGCAACGCCTCCACCGCGAAGATCCCCATCCTCTTCATGAGCGGCGAGGCCAGCCCCGACCAGGTCTTCGGCGAAGTGGCCGAAGCGTCGCACACCCGCTTCCTCGCCAAGCCCGTCCGCATGGAAGAGCTTCGCCGCTCCATCGCCGAGATGCTGGCCGAAGCGGCCGACCCCGAGTAA
- the murI gene encoding glutamate racemase: protein MKGNLAAAARRADKAIAVFDSGMGGLTVLRELRRAMPSERLVYFGDTARLPYGSKSKEAVTRFSLEIARFLLRRDIKMLVVACNSASALALPALEAALDVPVFGVIGPAVRAAAALARGGAAPGAHGAERSRGAARPGIVGVIGTEATVRSGAYPRELSAIGCRRIAVRAAPLFVPLVEEGWWDHPVTRSVAREYLAPLKKRKLRVLILGCTHYPMLKKTLRVAAGSRVLLVDSGVETAREVRMWLRERGLMRKGRGSEEFFVSDAPERFKRMARLFLGRKVPKVRLARVGV from the coding sequence ATGAAGGGAAACCTCGCCGCCGCGGCGCGCCGCGCCGACAAGGCCATCGCCGTCTTCGATTCGGGCATGGGCGGGCTCACCGTGCTGCGCGAGCTGCGCCGCGCCATGCCGTCCGAGCGCCTCGTTTATTTCGGCGACACCGCCCGGCTCCCGTACGGGAGCAAGTCGAAGGAGGCGGTGACCCGCTTCTCCCTCGAGATCGCCCGTTTCCTCCTGCGCCGCGACATCAAGATGCTCGTCGTCGCCTGCAACAGCGCCTCGGCGCTCGCGCTTCCCGCGCTCGAGGCCGCGCTCGACGTCCCGGTCTTCGGGGTCATCGGCCCGGCCGTGCGCGCCGCCGCGGCGCTGGCGCGCGGGGGGGCCGCCCCCGGAGCTCACGGCGCTGAGCGCTCGCGGGGCGCCGCACGACCGGGGATCGTCGGCGTCATCGGCACCGAGGCGACCGTGCGCAGCGGCGCGTATCCGCGCGAGCTCTCCGCCATCGGCTGCCGCCGCATCGCCGTGCGCGCCGCCCCGCTCTTCGTGCCGCTCGTCGAGGAGGGCTGGTGGGACCATCCGGTGACGCGCAGCGTCGCGCGCGAGTACCTGGCCCCGCTGAAGAAGCGGAAGCTCCGCGTGCTCATCCTCGGCTGCACCCACTACCCGATGCTGAAGAAGACCCTGCGCGTCGCGGCGGGAAGCCGCGTGCTCCTGGTGGACTCCGGGGTCGAGACGGCTCGCGAAGTGCGCATGTGGCTGCGCGAGCGGGGGCTCATGCGCAAAGGCCGCGGATCGGAGGAGTTCTTCGTCTCCGACGCCCCCGAGCGCTTCAAGCGGATGGCGCGCCTGTTCCTCGGGCGCAAGGTGCCGAAGGTGCGTCTGGCCCGGGTGGGGGTCTGA
- a CDS encoding N-acetylmuramoyl-L-alanine amidase: MTRTPPPARRTLSSLQALCGVLAAAFILLLAAAGNGGCEDVQVVKSGKLWGSVSAYRVDETYYLEAKDAGRVYGARVDYFGVSGKVTLSLHGRKAVLIPESAQAAVGEQTVELPEKVLLRNGKAMVPIAFLLSEAFSEAAGCDTQFNAKTRLLTVDQRSSVGPLRWFTYPDHTRVVLEFKEDLAYKSERRGLRALEVSIPRGSIEWSEKTEIGDGVVEGVTLRQESRQARMTVQFEKDSPRWTLKEYPAPRRLVLDVAREGAPFLSAAQPREAPRLEAGAPADAADEAPSAVPAAGAVALAAAPLATPAVTAAAAAPAAVPSAGLSAEGTAREENGSRAAKTAKPARKRIRIAVDAGHGGKDSGAPGLRGVYEKDINLSVARELSRLLEEEGLFDVFLTRQTDVFLPLSDRSRLSNEWGADLFVSLHCNAHPSRAENGFEIYFLSERASDPEAERLAEFENSVLALEGKGEVEDEAAEVLYQLARTEFINDASELSGVMEKTLKKRVELADRGVKQASFYVLRGANAPAVLVEMGYVTNPQDETKLESKKFRRKLAEGIYAGLLDFARRKDWLKPEGRP, translated from the coding sequence ATGACGAGAACGCCGCCGCCCGCGCGCCGCACTCTTTCGTCGCTCCAGGCCCTCTGCGGGGTCCTGGCGGCGGCGTTCATCCTGCTGCTGGCAGCCGCCGGGAACGGCGGCTGCGAGGATGTCCAGGTGGTGAAATCCGGGAAGCTCTGGGGCAGCGTGTCCGCGTACCGCGTGGACGAGACGTACTACCTCGAGGCCAAGGACGCCGGACGCGTCTACGGGGCGCGCGTCGACTACTTCGGGGTCTCGGGGAAGGTCACCCTCTCCCTGCACGGGCGCAAGGCCGTGCTCATCCCCGAGTCCGCGCAAGCCGCCGTGGGGGAGCAGACCGTCGAGCTCCCCGAGAAGGTCCTGCTGCGCAACGGGAAGGCCATGGTCCCGATCGCCTTCCTCCTCAGCGAGGCGTTCTCCGAGGCGGCCGGCTGCGACACGCAGTTCAACGCGAAGACGCGCCTGCTCACGGTCGACCAGCGCTCGAGCGTCGGGCCGCTGCGCTGGTTCACTTATCCCGACCACACCCGGGTCGTGCTCGAGTTCAAGGAAGACCTGGCGTACAAGAGCGAGCGGCGCGGCCTGCGCGCCCTCGAGGTCTCCATCCCCCGCGGGAGCATCGAGTGGTCGGAGAAGACGGAGATCGGGGACGGGGTCGTCGAGGGCGTGACGCTCCGCCAGGAGTCGCGTCAGGCCCGGATGACGGTGCAGTTCGAGAAGGACTCACCGCGCTGGACGCTCAAGGAGTACCCCGCGCCGCGCCGCCTGGTCCTCGACGTCGCCCGCGAGGGCGCCCCGTTCCTCTCCGCAGCGCAGCCCCGGGAGGCGCCGCGCCTCGAGGCGGGGGCGCCGGCCGACGCGGCCGACGAAGCTCCATCCGCGGTCCCCGCCGCGGGAGCCGTCGCGCTCGCCGCCGCCCCGCTCGCGACGCCTGCGGTGACGGCCGCCGCGGCCGCGCCCGCCGCGGTCCCTTCGGCGGGCCTGAGCGCCGAAGGGACGGCGCGAGAGGAGAACGGCTCGCGCGCCGCCAAGACCGCCAAGCCCGCGCGCAAGCGCATCCGCATCGCCGTCGACGCGGGGCACGGCGGCAAGGACAGCGGCGCCCCGGGCCTGCGCGGGGTCTACGAGAAGGACATCAACCTCTCGGTCGCGCGCGAGCTTTCCCGACTCCTCGAGGAGGAAGGCCTCTTCGACGTCTTCCTGACCCGGCAGACCGACGTGTTCCTGCCGCTCAGCGACCGCTCGCGGCTCTCCAACGAGTGGGGCGCGGACCTCTTCGTCTCCCTGCACTGCAACGCGCACCCCAGCCGCGCCGAGAACGGCTTCGAGATCTACTTCCTCTCCGAGCGCGCGTCCGACCCCGAAGCCGAGCGCCTCGCCGAGTTCGAGAACTCGGTGCTCGCGCTCGAAGGGAAAGGCGAGGTGGAGGACGAGGCCGCCGAGGTCCTCTACCAGCTCGCGCGCACGGAATTCATCAACGACGCCTCCGAACTCTCGGGGGTCATGGAGAAGACCCTGAAGAAGCGCGTCGAGCTCGCGGACCGAGGGGTCAAGCAGGCTTCCTTCTACGTACTGCGCGGGGCGAACGCGCCGGCCGTACTCGTCGAGATGGGCTACGTCACCAACCCGCAGGATGAGACCAAGCTGGAGTCGAAGAAGTTCCGCCGCAAGCTGGCCGAGGGGATCTACGCCGGCCTGCTCGATTTCGCCCGGAGGAAGGACTGGCTCAAGCCGGAGGGCAGACCATGA
- a CDS encoding Rne/Rng family ribonuclease: MNQEDPKPQEEQRPELPPQGPEPSDALGPYANEGPAESRPEIPTGDDVFENRPGARSSAPRPEGGKSPDLESALEQYDDQQRFSHERRGARRDEPGARRDERGGRGGGGRGGGGGRGGGGRGGDRHGRDHHHGREERSERPTRPRADEPFKREILANSSFEESRVAIMENGRLVEMLWERKHAQNIVGNIYKGVVENVLPGISSAFVNIGFDKNAYLYISDVIGSQRAPIDQLLKKGQEIMVQVAKEAIGTKGMKVTMEVTLPGRYLVLTPFSNSIGISKQIEDPVERKRISEIIDKLAAEHLTGKGLVVRTEAEGASEDDLRREVQYLTRAWDAVHRRYETQAPPCLLHKDLDLPMQVARDLLSDEVYVYLLDNRDTHQDVCDFIGKISPHLKDRIKLYDAKTPIFTAFNIEPEIEKLRQTKVSLPSGGTIVIQEAESLTAIDVNTGRFTGSKSQEETVTQNNLEAAEEVAHQLRLRNIGGIIVIDFIDMRKASNRQKVMEALMNAVRRDRAKIRILPITRLGLIEMTRERKRESTISLMTEECHECRGSGRVLSVESLRVRIQREIFELTQGRPGGSVRIVLHPELAEAFTGRQEAIEKNVHRSVKIAADPHLDWEDYRIILE, translated from the coding sequence ATGAACCAGGAAGATCCGAAGCCGCAGGAAGAGCAGCGTCCGGAGCTCCCGCCCCAGGGGCCGGAGCCGTCCGACGCCCTCGGTCCGTACGCGAACGAAGGCCCGGCGGAGAGCCGTCCCGAGATCCCCACGGGCGACGACGTCTTCGAGAACCGCCCGGGAGCCCGGAGCTCCGCTCCCCGTCCGGAGGGGGGCAAGAGCCCCGACCTCGAGAGCGCGCTGGAGCAGTACGACGACCAGCAGCGTTTCTCGCACGAGCGGCGCGGAGCGCGCCGCGATGAGCCCGGCGCTCGCCGCGACGAGCGCGGCGGGCGCGGCGGCGGCGGGCGCGGCGGCGGCGGCGGGCGCGGCGGCGGCGGGCGCGGCGGCGACCGGCATGGCCGGGACCATCACCACGGCCGCGAAGAGCGTTCGGAGCGTCCTACCCGGCCGCGCGCGGACGAACCTTTCAAGCGCGAGATCCTCGCCAACTCCTCCTTCGAGGAGTCCCGCGTCGCGATCATGGAGAACGGCCGCCTCGTCGAGATGCTCTGGGAGCGCAAGCACGCGCAGAACATCGTCGGCAACATCTACAAGGGCGTCGTGGAGAACGTCCTCCCCGGCATCTCTTCCGCGTTCGTGAACATCGGCTTCGACAAGAACGCCTACCTCTACATCTCCGACGTCATCGGCAGCCAGCGCGCGCCGATCGACCAGCTGCTCAAGAAGGGTCAGGAGATCATGGTGCAGGTGGCGAAGGAAGCCATCGGGACGAAGGGCATGAAGGTCACCATGGAGGTGACCCTGCCCGGCCGCTATCTCGTGCTCACGCCCTTCTCCAACAGCATCGGCATCTCCAAGCAGATCGAGGACCCCGTCGAGCGCAAGCGCATCTCCGAGATCATCGACAAGCTCGCCGCCGAACATCTGACCGGCAAGGGGCTCGTCGTGCGCACGGAAGCCGAGGGGGCCAGCGAGGACGACCTTCGCCGCGAGGTGCAGTACCTCACCCGGGCCTGGGACGCGGTGCATCGCCGCTACGAGACGCAGGCGCCGCCCTGCCTGCTCCATAAGGACCTCGACCTTCCCATGCAGGTCGCGCGCGACCTCCTCTCCGACGAGGTCTACGTCTATCTCCTCGACAACCGCGACACGCATCAGGACGTCTGCGACTTCATCGGGAAGATCTCGCCGCACCTCAAGGACCGCATCAAGCTCTACGACGCGAAGACCCCGATCTTCACGGCGTTCAACATCGAGCCCGAGATCGAGAAGCTGCGCCAGACGAAGGTCTCGCTGCCCAGCGGCGGCACCATCGTCATCCAGGAGGCGGAGTCGCTGACCGCCATCGACGTGAACACGGGGCGCTTCACGGGTTCGAAGTCGCAGGAGGAGACGGTCACCCAGAACAACCTCGAAGCGGCCGAGGAGGTCGCCCATCAGCTGCGCCTGCGCAACATCGGCGGCATCATCGTCATCGACTTCATCGACATGCGCAAGGCCTCCAACCGTCAGAAGGTCATGGAGGCGCTCATGAACGCGGTGCGCCGAGACCGGGCGAAGATCCGCATCCTGCCCATCACGCGCCTGGGCCTCATCGAGATGACGCGGGAGCGCAAGCGCGAGTCGACCATCAGCCTCATGACCGAGGAGTGCCACGAGTGCCGCGGCTCCGGACGCGTCCTCTCGGTCGAGAGCCTGCGCGTCCGCATCCAGCGCGAGATCTTCGAGCTCACCCAGGGCCGCCCGGGCGGCAGCGTCCGCATCGTGCTCCACCCGGAGCTCGCCGAGGCCTTCACGGGGCGCCAGGAGGCGATCGAGAAGAACGTCCATCGTTCGGTGAAGATCGCCGCCGACCCCCATCTCGACTGGGAGGACTACCGCATCATCCTCGAATGA
- a CDS encoding TIGR03936 family radical SAM-associated protein: MPSSELEQESRPAVPATRLRLRLTRGGPACALSHLGQIEALRAAVLASGLPYVPDGRRRRPRPRLSFGPAIAVGYESDAEYFDMETLADVEPREALTRLGAVLPEGFAVREVRRIPRYFPSLDASINVVRYEVRGPFPAEAGAALSALLARSEIVVLKPKEGGARVERVDARPLIRSMTLAAPDRLELLLRFGPKRTVKPEALLREWLGADVPLDRCRVARRELLSETAGGELIAP; encoded by the coding sequence ATGCCTTCCTCTGAGCTCGAGCAGGAGAGCCGCCCGGCCGTTCCCGCGACGCGCCTGCGCCTGCGCCTCACGCGCGGCGGGCCCGCCTGCGCGCTCTCGCACCTCGGGCAGATCGAGGCCCTGCGCGCGGCCGTGCTCGCGAGCGGCCTCCCGTACGTCCCGGACGGGCGCCGTCGCCGCCCGCGGCCCCGGCTCTCGTTCGGCCCGGCCATCGCCGTGGGCTACGAGAGCGACGCCGAGTATTTCGACATGGAGACGCTCGCGGACGTGGAGCCGCGCGAAGCGCTCACGCGCCTCGGAGCCGTCCTCCCGGAAGGGTTCGCCGTGCGCGAGGTCCGTCGCATACCCCGCTATTTCCCCTCGCTGGACGCGAGCATCAACGTCGTACGCTACGAGGTCCGCGGTCCGTTCCCGGCGGAGGCCGGGGCGGCGCTGAGCGCGCTCCTCGCGCGCAGCGAGATCGTCGTCTTGAAGCCGAAAGAAGGAGGCGCGCGCGTGGAGCGGGTGGACGCCCGGCCGCTCATCCGCTCGATGACGCTCGCCGCGCCCGACCGCCTGGAGCTCCTGCTCCGGTTCGGTCCCAAGCGCACCGTGAAGCCCGAGGCGCTGCTGCGGGAGTGGCTGGGGGCCGACGTCCCCCTGGACCGCTGCCGCGTCGCGCGTCGGGAGCTTTTGTCGGAGACGGCCGGCGGGGAGCTGATCGCTCCCTGA